A single window of Oerskovia paurometabola DNA harbors:
- a CDS encoding iron-siderophore ABC transporter substrate-binding protein — MTPTTTRRRTAPRRRLLGAVAALTTLAALAACSTGGTDGSTPAPAGGAGVAATHLAEADAFPVEIEHTYGSTTIEAEPQRVVTIGWSSQDAVVAFGKVPVGIERFTGPGIEDDILPWLTETFEGATPELLTSNPDVPFEQIAALRPDVIIAVYSGITDTAYERLSEIAPTVAFPGSAWETSWQDQTTMIGAALGQPAKADELVEGVGSKVAETAAAHPELQGKTITYAMNGEGGLIVFCPSDPRIELLTQIGLAPSPGTLTVCGAEDASSVSVSSELIPTLDADAFILIDVDETVYDTLLGNPLFAALPSVVDDRVIRVVGMDYAMATSAPTVLSIPYALDEFVAQLTTTLG; from the coding sequence ATGACCCCGACCACCACCCGCCGTCGCACCGCTCCCCGGCGCCGTCTCCTGGGCGCCGTCGCTGCGCTCACGACCCTGGCCGCGCTCGCGGCCTGCTCGACGGGAGGGACCGACGGCTCGACGCCGGCCCCCGCGGGCGGAGCCGGCGTCGCCGCCACGCACCTCGCCGAGGCCGACGCGTTCCCGGTCGAGATCGAGCACACGTACGGCTCGACGACGATCGAGGCCGAGCCGCAGCGCGTCGTGACGATCGGCTGGAGCAGCCAGGACGCGGTCGTCGCGTTCGGCAAGGTTCCCGTGGGCATCGAGAGGTTCACCGGCCCCGGCATCGAGGACGACATCCTGCCGTGGCTCACCGAGACCTTCGAGGGCGCCACACCCGAGCTGCTCACGAGCAACCCCGACGTCCCGTTCGAGCAGATCGCTGCGCTGCGGCCCGACGTGATCATCGCGGTCTACTCGGGGATCACGGACACGGCCTACGAGCGCCTCTCCGAGATCGCCCCGACCGTCGCGTTCCCGGGCTCCGCCTGGGAGACGTCGTGGCAGGACCAGACCACGATGATCGGGGCGGCACTGGGGCAGCCGGCCAAGGCCGACGAGCTCGTCGAGGGCGTCGGGAGCAAGGTCGCCGAGACGGCCGCGGCCCACCCCGAGCTCCAGGGCAAGACCATCACGTACGCGATGAACGGCGAGGGCGGCCTCATCGTCTTCTGCCCCTCGGACCCGCGCATCGAGCTGCTGACGCAGATCGGGCTCGCACCGTCCCCCGGCACCCTCACCGTCTGCGGCGCCGAGGACGCGTCGTCGGTCTCGGTCAGCTCGGAGCTCATCCCCACTCTCGACGCCGACGCGTTCATCCTCATCGACGTCGACGAGACGGTCTACGACACCCTCCTGGGCAACCCGCTGTTCGCGGCGCTGCCCTCGGTCGTCGACGACCGCGTGATCCGGGTCGTCGGCATGGACTACGCCATGGCGACCTCTGCGCCGACCGTCCTGAGCATCCCCTACGCGCTCGACGAGTTCGTCGCCCAGCTCACGACCACCCTCGGCTGA
- a CDS encoding deoxyguanosinetriphosphate triphosphohydrolase: protein MPGSALGYSADDVERWVPEPPKSKARTPFERDRARVVHSSALRRLGAKTQVLGPGSDDFVRTRLTHSLEVAQVGREMGRALGCDPDVVDTACLAHDLGHPPFGHNGERALAEIMADHGGFEGNAQTLRLLTRLEPKVFAADGTPVGLNLTRASLDASVKYPWRRGEGPLRADGTTTHKFGVYPDDVPVYTWLREGAPEHVKCMEAQVMDLADDISYSVHDVEDAIVGGKLDLAVLADPDERARVVAAVRAWYGDAYTADELDAAISRLEATGHLMRGFDGSRRALAALKDSTSQLIGRFSGSAQTATREEYGDGPLTRYSARLVVPETTSAEILALKGMAVAYVMAPREQEPLHHQQRQVLADLVGVFIDKAPDALEAPFAADWVEAPDDAARLRVVVDQVASLTDVSAYQLHERWVSGPR, encoded by the coding sequence ATGCCAGGAAGCGCCCTCGGATACTCGGCTGACGACGTCGAGCGCTGGGTCCCCGAGCCGCCCAAGAGCAAGGCCCGCACGCCCTTCGAACGGGACCGTGCGCGCGTGGTCCACTCCTCGGCGCTGCGTCGGCTCGGTGCCAAGACCCAGGTCCTGGGCCCGGGCTCCGACGACTTCGTGCGCACGCGCCTGACGCACAGCCTCGAGGTCGCGCAGGTGGGCCGGGAGATGGGGCGCGCGCTCGGGTGCGACCCGGACGTCGTCGACACCGCGTGCCTCGCCCATGACCTGGGCCATCCGCCGTTCGGGCACAACGGCGAGCGGGCGCTCGCGGAGATCATGGCGGACCACGGCGGCTTCGAGGGCAACGCCCAGACGTTGCGGCTCCTGACGCGCCTCGAGCCCAAGGTCTTCGCCGCGGACGGTACCCCGGTGGGCCTCAACCTGACCCGCGCGAGCCTCGACGCGAGCGTCAAGTACCCGTGGCGCCGGGGCGAGGGGCCGCTGCGCGCGGACGGGACCACGACGCACAAGTTCGGCGTCTACCCCGACGACGTGCCCGTCTACACGTGGTTGCGCGAGGGGGCCCCCGAGCACGTCAAGTGCATGGAGGCCCAGGTCATGGACCTGGCCGATGACATCTCCTACTCGGTGCACGACGTCGAGGACGCGATCGTGGGCGGCAAGCTCGACCTCGCCGTCCTCGCGGACCCCGACGAGCGGGCGCGCGTCGTGGCCGCGGTCCGCGCCTGGTACGGCGACGCGTACACCGCGGACGAGCTCGACGCGGCGATCTCCCGGCTCGAGGCGACCGGCCACCTGATGCGCGGGTTCGACGGGTCCCGCCGGGCGCTCGCGGCCCTCAAGGACTCCACGAGCCAGCTCATCGGGCGCTTCAGCGGGTCGGCGCAGACCGCGACGCGCGAGGAGTACGGAGACGGTCCGCTCACGCGCTACTCGGCCCGGCTCGTCGTCCCGGAGACGACGTCCGCGGAGATCCTCGCGCTCAAGGGCATGGCGGTCGCGTACGTCATGGCCCCGCGCGAGCAGGAGCCGCTGCACCACCAGCAGCGGCAGGTCCTGGCGGACCTCGTCGGAGTCTTCATCGACAAGGCTCCGGACGCGCTCGAGGCGCCGTTCGCGGCGGACTGGGTCGAGGCGCCCGACGACGCCGCTCGCCTCCGGGTGGTCGTCGACCAGGTCGCGTCGCTCACCGACGTGAGCGCGTACCAGCTCCACGAGCGGTGGGTCTCGGGCCCGCGCTGA
- a CDS encoding metallophosphoesterase family protein, which translates to MTLDRIAVVSDVHGNLTALEAVLADIAARGITHVVNLGDYVGKGLRGSAVVDRCREACAVNVRGNWDDFLPVTPPDAPAEMRWWHGELRPDQLAWLAALPLSHDVLLSGRRIRLFHAPAGSVHTRVHFHHSDEEFDAMFRATDLTGPGPEPTMVGYGDVHDAYVEVRDGRTLFNVGSVGNPLDEPVPCYAILEGRLDDEAPGPFGLQLVRVPYDVEAEIEVAHLLGMPTADVWEVELRTGVYRGLQARAEEA; encoded by the coding sequence ATGACCCTCGACCGGATCGCCGTCGTGTCCGACGTCCACGGCAACCTCACGGCCCTCGAGGCCGTCCTCGCGGACATCGCCGCGCGCGGCATCACGCACGTCGTCAACCTCGGCGACTACGTCGGCAAGGGGCTGCGGGGCAGCGCCGTCGTGGACCGTTGTCGTGAGGCGTGCGCCGTGAACGTGCGGGGCAACTGGGACGACTTCCTGCCCGTCACGCCGCCCGACGCACCGGCCGAGATGCGCTGGTGGCACGGCGAGCTGCGACCCGACCAGCTCGCGTGGCTCGCGGCCCTGCCCCTCAGCCACGACGTGCTCCTGAGCGGTCGCCGGATCCGCCTGTTCCACGCCCCCGCGGGCAGCGTGCACACACGCGTGCACTTCCACCACAGCGACGAGGAGTTCGACGCGATGTTCCGCGCGACCGACCTCACGGGTCCGGGGCCGGAGCCCACCATGGTCGGCTACGGCGACGTCCACGACGCGTACGTCGAGGTGCGCGACGGGCGCACGCTGTTCAACGTGGGCAGCGTGGGCAACCCGCTCGACGAGCCCGTGCCGTGCTACGCGATCCTCGAGGGGCGCCTGGACGACGAGGCGCCAGGGCCCTTCGGGCTCCAGCTCGTGCGCGTGCCGTACGACGTCGAGGCCGAGATCGAGGTCGCCCACCTGCTCGGCATGCCGACGGCCGACGTCTGGGAGGTCGAGCTGCGCACGGGCGTCTACCGGGGGCTCCAGGCGCGGGCCGAGGAGGCCTGA
- a CDS encoding glycoside hydrolase family 13 protein, whose product MVALTAHHDGSEVYVPGGTPALGDVVPVRVRVPRVPGAADAQVRAVWLRTVRDGEPRLAEARLEREDEHESWYAADVLVHNPVTSYRFFLDVPGGYRWLNGRGVFDRDVPDAADFRLTVHPPAPSWMGDGVVYQVFPDRFARSAEAGSRPVPDWAQPAAWDDEPLAAGPGVGTQYYGGDLRGIEEHLDHLQSLGVGTVYLTPVFPGRSNHRYDASTFDHVDPLLGGDEAYASLSRAVHARGMRLLGDLTTNHTGAGHEWFERAHADESSIERDWFYWTPGEPGYVGWLEHASLPKLNYGSSTLGARMIDGPGSVVGRYLGEPFALDGWRIDVANMTGRYADEDRTLEIARRIRATMAAINPDAVLVSEHFHDASLDLAGDGWHANMNYSAFTRPIWTWLAPHDSTVPFLGLPVTTPRRGGRSMVETMRDFDAVLPWSVTSRQWNMLGSHDTPRLRSIVGSAAMVEVAATLLLTYPGTPVMFAGDEVGLTGINGEHARVPMPWDRPDRWDGDTFEVYRRLVALRRGSRALREGGLRWLVVDDDAVAYLRETLDERVLVVVARDTWGGARLPRHLLAGADAERLHGDLGLDVSAAGLDVAGDGPGVGVWRLA is encoded by the coding sequence GTGGTCGCCCTGACCGCGCACCACGACGGTTCGGAGGTCTACGTGCCCGGTGGCACGCCCGCCCTGGGGGACGTGGTCCCGGTCCGGGTGCGCGTGCCACGGGTGCCCGGCGCTGCCGACGCGCAGGTCCGGGCCGTGTGGCTGCGGACCGTGCGCGACGGCGAGCCGCGTCTGGCGGAGGCCCGGCTCGAGCGGGAGGACGAGCACGAGTCCTGGTACGCGGCCGACGTCCTGGTGCACAACCCGGTCACGAGCTACCGGTTCTTCCTGGACGTCCCGGGCGGGTACCGGTGGCTCAACGGGCGCGGGGTCTTCGACCGCGACGTGCCCGACGCCGCGGACTTCCGCCTGACCGTGCACCCGCCCGCCCCGTCGTGGATGGGCGACGGCGTGGTCTACCAGGTGTTCCCGGACCGGTTCGCGCGCTCGGCCGAGGCCGGCTCGCGACCGGTGCCGGACTGGGCGCAGCCGGCCGCCTGGGACGACGAGCCGCTCGCGGCCGGGCCCGGCGTCGGGACGCAGTACTACGGCGGTGACCTGCGCGGGATCGAGGAGCACCTGGACCACCTGCAGTCGCTCGGCGTCGGGACGGTCTACCTGACCCCGGTGTTCCCGGGACGGTCCAACCACCGCTACGACGCGAGCACGTTCGACCACGTCGACCCGCTGCTGGGCGGCGACGAGGCGTACGCGTCGCTCTCGCGGGCCGTGCACGCGCGCGGGATGCGGCTCCTCGGCGACCTGACGACCAACCACACGGGCGCGGGCCACGAGTGGTTCGAGCGCGCGCACGCCGACGAGTCGAGCATCGAACGCGACTGGTTCTACTGGACGCCGGGCGAGCCCGGATACGTGGGCTGGCTCGAGCACGCGTCGCTGCCCAAGCTCAACTACGGCTCGTCCACGCTCGGGGCGAGGATGATCGACGGGCCGGGCTCCGTCGTCGGGCGCTACCTGGGGGAGCCCTTTGCCCTCGACGGGTGGCGCATCGACGTCGCGAACATGACGGGGCGCTACGCCGACGAGGACCGCACGCTCGAGATCGCGCGCCGGATCCGCGCGACCATGGCCGCGATCAACCCCGACGCGGTCCTGGTGAGCGAGCACTTCCACGACGCCTCGCTCGACCTCGCGGGCGACGGGTGGCACGCCAACATGAACTACTCGGCGTTCACGCGCCCGATCTGGACGTGGCTCGCGCCGCACGACTCGACCGTCCCGTTCCTCGGGCTGCCCGTGACGACACCGCGACGGGGCGGGCGCAGCATGGTCGAGACCATGCGCGACTTCGACGCCGTGCTGCCGTGGTCCGTCACCTCCCGCCAGTGGAACATGCTCGGGTCGCACGACACCCCGCGCCTGCGCTCGATCGTGGGCTCGGCCGCGATGGTCGAGGTCGCCGCGACGCTCCTGCTGACCTACCCCGGCACGCCCGTGATGTTCGCGGGCGACGAGGTGGGTCTCACGGGGATCAACGGCGAGCACGCGCGCGTGCCCATGCCGTGGGACCGCCCGGACCGCTGGGACGGCGACACGTTCGAGGTCTACCGGCGGCTCGTCGCGCTGCGCCGGGGGAGCCGGGCGCTGCGCGAGGGCGGGCTGCGCTGGCTCGTGGTCGACGACGACGCCGTGGCGTACCTGCGCGAGACGCTCGACGAGCGCGTGCTCGTCGTCGTGGCGCGGGACACGTGGGGCGGGGCGCGCCTGCCGCGGCACCTGCTCGCGGGCGCCGACGCCGAGCGGCTGCACGGCGACCTGGGTCTCGACGTCTCGGCCGCGGGCCTCGACGTGGCCGGCGACGGCCCGGGCGTCGGGGTGTGGCGGCTCGCCTGA
- a CDS encoding sugar ABC transporter permease, translating into MATTSVSAPVGSAGSSSGGASGPEGRTRMKPGRWFSELGWRHLVGVVAVVFSAFPLVYVLSASLSENGTLTGSNSLFADVSSVNYAELGDSLFWTWMLNTLVIAVATSVGTVLMGAAAAYAFSRFRFTGRRTGLTSLLIIQMFPQMLAFIAIFLLLLSLGDVVPALGLDSKLALICVYLGGALGVNTFLMYGFFNTVPRELDEAAKLDGATHAQIYWTIILRLVAPILAVVALLSFISTYGEFMIARIVLTSEANWTLAVGLYGWVSSLREANWGLFTAGAVISTLPVLALFLYLQKYIVGGLTAGSVKG; encoded by the coding sequence ATGGCGACCACCTCTGTCTCCGCTCCCGTCGGCTCGGCGGGCTCGTCCTCGGGCGGTGCGTCCGGTCCCGAGGGCCGTACGCGCATGAAGCCCGGCCGCTGGTTCAGCGAGCTCGGCTGGCGTCACCTCGTGGGCGTCGTCGCGGTCGTGTTCTCCGCGTTCCCGCTGGTCTACGTCCTGTCGGCGTCGCTGTCGGAGAACGGCACCCTCACGGGCTCCAACTCGCTCTTCGCCGACGTGAGCTCGGTGAACTACGCGGAGCTCGGCGACTCGCTGTTCTGGACGTGGATGCTCAACACGCTCGTGATCGCGGTCGCGACGTCGGTCGGCACGGTGCTCATGGGCGCCGCCGCGGCGTACGCGTTCTCGCGGTTCCGCTTCACGGGGCGCCGCACCGGCCTGACGTCGCTGCTGATCATCCAGATGTTCCCGCAGATGCTCGCGTTCATCGCGATCTTCCTGCTGCTCCTGAGCCTCGGTGACGTGGTCCCGGCCCTCGGCCTGGACAGCAAGCTGGCGCTGATCTGCGTGTACCTCGGCGGCGCGCTGGGCGTGAACACGTTCCTCATGTACGGGTTCTTCAACACGGTCCCGCGCGAGCTCGACGAGGCCGCGAAGCTCGACGGTGCGACGCACGCCCAGATCTACTGGACGATCATCCTGCGCCTCGTGGCGCCGATCCTGGCCGTCGTGGCGCTGCTGTCCTTCATCAGCACGTACGGCGAGTTCATGATCGCCCGCATCGTCCTGACCTCGGAGGCCAACTGGACGCTCGCGGTCGGCCTGTACGGGTGGGTCTCGTCGCTGCGCGAGGCGAACTGGGGCCTGTTCACGGCGGGCGCGGTCATCTCGACGCTCCCGGTGCTGGCGCTGTTCCTCTACCTGCAGAAGTACATCGTGGGCGGTCTGACGGCCGGCTCGGTCAAGGGCTGA